In the Bordetella genomosp. 10 genome, one interval contains:
- the dapB gene encoding 4-hydroxy-tetrahydrodipicolinate reductase — translation MRIAIAGASGRMGRMLVEAVLGAPGMELAVALDRQGSAGIGTDAGAFLGRDTGVRITDDLDALAQADCLIDFTRPEGTLTHLDACVRHKVKMVIGTTGFDEAGRAAIQRASQDIAIVFAPNMSIGVNATLKVLDLAARILNSGYDVEVFEAHHRNKVDAPSGTALKMGETVAKAWGVELPDVATWTRHGETGVREPGTIGFSVVRGGDIVGDHTVYFCGPGERLEITHRSSSRATYAQGSVRAAAFLADKTSGLYDMSAVLGL, via the coding sequence ATGCGCATCGCAATCGCCGGCGCGAGCGGCCGCATGGGCCGCATGCTCGTCGAAGCCGTGCTCGGCGCCCCGGGCATGGAATTGGCCGTGGCGCTGGACCGCCAGGGAAGCGCCGGCATCGGCACGGACGCCGGGGCCTTCCTGGGCCGCGATACCGGCGTGCGCATCACCGACGACCTGGACGCGCTGGCCCAGGCCGACTGCCTGATCGACTTCACGCGTCCCGAAGGCACGCTGACGCACCTGGACGCCTGCGTGCGCCACAAGGTGAAGATGGTGATCGGCACCACCGGCTTCGACGAGGCCGGCCGCGCCGCCATCCAGCGCGCCAGCCAGGACATCGCCATCGTGTTCGCGCCGAACATGAGCATCGGCGTCAACGCGACGTTGAAGGTGCTGGACCTCGCCGCACGCATACTCAATTCCGGCTACGACGTCGAGGTTTTCGAGGCGCACCATCGCAACAAGGTGGACGCGCCGTCGGGCACCGCGTTGAAAATGGGTGAAACCGTGGCGAAGGCTTGGGGCGTCGAGCTTCCCGACGTGGCCACCTGGACGCGGCATGGCGAAACGGGCGTGCGCGAACCGGGCACGATAGGTTTCTCCGTGGTGCGCGGCGGCGATATCGTCGGCGACCATACGGTGTATTTCTGCGGGCCGGGCGAGCGTCTCGAAATCACGCACCGCAGCAGCAGCCGCGCGACCTATGCGCAAGGCAGCGTGCGCGCGGCGGCCTTCCTGGCGGACAAGACGAGCGGCCTGTACGACATGTCGGCGGTGCTGGGGCTGTAG
- a CDS encoding outer membrane protein assembly factor BamE: MVRISSRRLQAGFAAATIVFALAGCASGKWGFPYKAPVQQGNWVTSEQVALLQVGMTREQVRFALGSPTLTSVLHADRWDFPYYYKPGYGKPQERKFTVWFQDDKLVRWQGDEQPDLQPFQLANQDVKRADAENRQTLEDAQRAKDADKSHGNVTISPPTPTDSTTPGAVPTPGMSSPQPL; the protein is encoded by the coding sequence ATCGTCCGCATCTCTTCGCGCCGCCTGCAGGCGGGTTTTGCCGCCGCAACCATCGTTTTTGCGCTGGCCGGCTGCGCATCCGGAAAATGGGGGTTCCCCTATAAGGCTCCGGTCCAGCAAGGCAACTGGGTGACCAGCGAGCAGGTCGCCCTGCTGCAAGTCGGCATGACCCGCGAGCAAGTCCGCTTCGCGCTCGGCAGTCCCACCCTCACCAGCGTGCTGCACGCCGACCGCTGGGATTTCCCGTACTACTACAAGCCCGGCTACGGCAAGCCGCAGGAACGCAAGTTCACCGTCTGGTTCCAGGATGACAAGCTGGTGCGTTGGCAGGGGGACGAACAGCCCGACCTGCAACCTTTCCAGTTGGCCAACCAGGACGTCAAGCGCGCCGACGCGGAGAACCGCCAGACGCTGGAAGACGCCCAGCGCGCCAAGGACGCCGACAAGTCGCACGGCAACGTGACGATCTCGCCGCCCACGCCGACCGACTCCACGACGCCGGGCGCCGTCCCCACCCCGGGCATGAGCTCGCCGCAGCCGCTGTAA
- the recN gene encoding DNA repair protein RecN, with translation MLRTLHIRDFVIVDQADIHFGPGFTVFSGETGAGKSILIDALALTLGGRADAGVLREGAARADVSAVFDTPEHLRAWLAEREIEAEEELVLRRVVDPQGRSRAFINGVPATVAQLRELGDSLVDIHGQHAHQSLMRADAQRDLLDTHGGHGDLRGAVAQAWKTWRERLKQLEAAERDSASREAERERLAWQAGELERLAPQPGEWETLQTEHSRLSHAQSLLDGAAQAIEALDGEDDSASNRVNAALHLLQQQLRHDPALRGVCEELESASIAITEAVSDLNNYVSKVELDPARLAQAEQRLSDVFETARKFKVEPETLPQLSADLRRQLDALQAAGDVGTLRKQTESAQADYAKAAAKLTAARRKTAKDLGKLVTQAMQTLAMQGGRFEVEVGAGAPSAQGDDVVEFQVAGHAGVTPRPLAKVASGGELSRISLALSVIASSAARVPTLIFDEVDSGVGGAVAEVVGRLLGELGQRHQVLCVTHLPQVAARGGAHYRVSKAESKGTTQSRITELDASDRVEEIARMLGGIRITDTTRKHAREMLAT, from the coding sequence ATGCTGCGCACCCTGCATATCCGGGATTTTGTCATCGTCGACCAGGCCGATATCCATTTCGGCCCGGGCTTCACGGTTTTCTCCGGCGAAACCGGCGCCGGAAAATCGATTCTGATCGACGCCCTGGCGTTGACGCTGGGCGGCCGCGCCGATGCCGGCGTGCTGCGCGAGGGCGCGGCGCGCGCGGACGTCAGCGCGGTATTCGACACCCCGGAACACCTGCGCGCCTGGCTGGCCGAGCGCGAAATCGAAGCCGAGGAAGAACTGGTCCTGCGCCGCGTGGTCGACCCGCAGGGCCGCAGCCGGGCCTTCATCAACGGCGTGCCCGCCACCGTCGCGCAACTGCGCGAACTGGGCGACAGCCTGGTCGACATCCACGGCCAGCACGCGCACCAGAGCCTGATGCGCGCCGACGCGCAGCGCGACCTGCTGGACACCCACGGCGGCCACGGCGACCTGCGCGGCGCGGTGGCCCAGGCATGGAAGACCTGGCGCGAACGCCTCAAGCAACTGGAGGCGGCCGAGCGCGACAGCGCGTCCCGCGAGGCCGAGCGCGAGCGCCTGGCCTGGCAGGCCGGCGAGCTGGAGCGCCTGGCGCCGCAGCCGGGCGAATGGGAAACCTTGCAGACCGAGCACAGCCGCCTGTCGCATGCGCAGTCGCTGCTGGACGGCGCCGCCCAGGCCATCGAGGCGCTGGATGGAGAGGACGATTCGGCGAGCAACCGGGTCAACGCCGCCCTGCACCTGCTGCAACAGCAATTGCGCCACGATCCGGCGCTGCGCGGGGTCTGCGAAGAGCTGGAATCGGCCAGCATCGCCATCACCGAAGCCGTGTCCGACCTCAACAACTACGTCAGCAAGGTCGAGCTGGACCCGGCGCGCCTGGCCCAGGCCGAGCAGCGCCTGAGCGACGTCTTCGAGACCGCCCGCAAGTTCAAGGTGGAACCGGAAACCCTGCCGCAACTGAGCGCGGACCTGCGCCGGCAACTGGACGCCTTGCAGGCAGCCGGCGACGTCGGCACGCTGCGCAAACAGACCGAGTCGGCGCAGGCCGACTACGCCAAGGCCGCCGCCAAATTGACGGCGGCGCGCCGCAAGACCGCCAAGGACCTGGGCAAGCTGGTGACGCAGGCCATGCAGACCCTGGCGATGCAAGGCGGCCGCTTCGAGGTGGAAGTGGGGGCCGGCGCGCCCTCGGCGCAGGGCGACGACGTCGTCGAATTCCAGGTGGCGGGGCACGCCGGCGTGACGCCGCGCCCCCTGGCCAAGGTGGCGTCGGGCGGCGAACTGTCGCGGATTTCGCTGGCGCTTTCGGTCATCGCCAGCAGCGCGGCGCGCGTCCCCACCCTGATCTTCGACGAGGTCGACAGCGGGGTGGGCGGCGCGGTCGCGGAAGTGGTCGGCCGCCTGCTGGGCGAACTGGGCCAGCGCCACCAGGTCCTGTGCGTGACCCACCTGCCCCAGGTGGCGGCGCGCGGCGGCGCCCACTACCGCGTCAGCAAGGCCGAAAGCAAGGGGACGACGCAGTCACGCATCACCGAGCTGGACGCCTCGGACCGCGTGGAGGAAATCGCCCGCATGCTGGGCGGCATCCGGATTACGGACACCACCCGCAAGCATGCGCGGGAGATGCTGGCGACCTGA
- the murB gene encoding UDP-N-acetylmuramate dehydrogenase, translating to MPGTFPAPGTPISTLTPAPADLTPFNTLGLRSRAEHYVRIDDLAQLPALSALAARHGRLLVLGGGSNMVLPSEVDGLVVHMALRGVRLIEQRADAWIVEAAGGEVWHDFVQSCLAQGWDGLENLSLIPGTVGAAPVQNIGAYGVELDSRFESLTAWDVTKREWVHMDRADCQFAYRDSRFKHEAAGRWIIVAVRFALPRPWRPVLDYPDLQRHAGLAEATAAGAPARLSARSIADAVCDIRRAKLPDPARIGNAGSFFKNPIVDAAQREALAARFPGLVSYAQPDGRYKLAAGWLIDQCGWKGRSLGAAGVHERQALVLVNRGGAQAADILALARAIQADVQARFGVALEAEPVVVGG from the coding sequence ATGCCCGGGACGTTCCCCGCTCCTGGCACGCCGATATCCACCTTGACGCCGGCCCCCGCCGATCTCACGCCGTTCAACACCCTCGGCCTCCGGTCGCGCGCCGAGCACTATGTGCGCATCGACGATCTCGCGCAGTTGCCCGCCTTGTCGGCGCTGGCCGCGCGTCATGGACGGCTGCTGGTGCTCGGGGGCGGCAGCAACATGGTCCTGCCGTCTGAAGTGGACGGCCTGGTGGTCCACATGGCCTTGCGCGGCGTGCGCCTGATCGAGCAGCGCGCCGACGCCTGGATCGTCGAGGCCGCCGGCGGCGAGGTCTGGCACGATTTCGTCCAATCCTGCCTGGCGCAAGGCTGGGACGGCCTGGAAAACCTGTCGCTGATTCCCGGCACGGTGGGCGCCGCGCCGGTGCAGAACATCGGCGCGTACGGCGTCGAGCTGGACAGCCGTTTCGAAAGCCTGACGGCCTGGGACGTGACGAAGCGCGAATGGGTGCACATGGACCGCGCGGACTGCCAGTTCGCCTACCGCGATAGCCGCTTCAAGCACGAGGCCGCCGGCCGCTGGATCATCGTGGCGGTGCGCTTCGCCTTGCCGCGGCCGTGGCGGCCGGTGCTGGACTATCCGGACCTGCAACGCCATGCCGGACTTGCCGAAGCCACGGCCGCCGGCGCGCCCGCCCGCCTGTCGGCCCGCTCGATCGCCGACGCCGTCTGCGACATCCGCCGCGCCAAGCTGCCCGACCCCGCCCGCATCGGCAACGCCGGCAGCTTCTTCAAGAATCCCATCGTGGATGCCGCGCAGCGCGAGGCGTTGGCCGCGCGCTTCCCCGGCCTGGTTTCCTACGCGCAGCCCGACGGCCGCTACAAGCTGGCCGCCGGCTGGCTGATCGATCAATGCGGTTGGAAGGGGAGAAGCCTGGGCGCGGCGGGCGTGCACGAACGGCAGGCCCTGGTGCTGGTCAATCGGGGGGGCGCCCAGGCCGCCGACATCCTGGCGCTGGCGCGCGCCATCCAGGCCGACGTCCAGGCGCGCTTCGGCGTCGCCCTGGAGGCGGAGCCGGTCGTCGTAGGAGGCTGA
- the fur gene encoding ferric iron uptake transcriptional regulator, with translation MTDQSELKTMGLKATFPRLKILDIFRKAEQRHLSAEDVYRALINENVEIGLATVYRVLTQFEQAGILARSQFDSGKAVFELNDGDHHDHLICTNCGKVVEFSDTDIEKRQHKVAKDNGFTLESHAMVLYGVCSDCSGKR, from the coding sequence ATGACCGATCAAAGCGAATTGAAGACCATGGGTTTGAAGGCGACGTTTCCTCGCCTGAAGATCCTGGACATTTTCCGCAAGGCGGAGCAGCGCCATCTTAGCGCGGAAGACGTCTACCGCGCCCTCATCAACGAGAACGTGGAAATCGGCCTGGCCACCGTCTACCGGGTGCTGACCCAGTTCGAACAGGCCGGCATCCTGGCGCGCAGCCAGTTCGACAGCGGCAAGGCCGTTTTCGAGTTGAACGACGGCGACCACCACGACCACCTGATCTGCACCAACTGCGGAAAAGTCGTGGAATTTTCCGATACGGACATCGAAAAGCGCCAGCACAAGGTGGCCAAGGACAACGGCTTCACGCTGGAATCGCACGCCATGGTGCTCTACGGCGTCTGCAGCGACTGCAGCGGCAAGCGCTGA